One window of Candidatus Nitrospira kreftii genomic DNA carries:
- a CDS encoding ABC-type transport system, ATPase component (Modular protein) — MIDVQNITKRYGHHTAIDRVTFSVAKGEVLAFLGPNGAGKTTTMRILTCFMPATEGQARVAGFDCTDQPLDVKRQIGYLPETPPVYQELTVTEYLTFVGRLRGMTGQKLTAALDQTIGKLELGSVRHRLIGNLSRGYRQRVGLAQALLHDPPILILDEPTVGLDPKQIIEIRELIKSLAGSHSVILSTHILPEATAVCQRVVIINKGRIVAEDTPEQLSARLRQSEKVSITLKAVPSDCEMKLRAIPGILNVLPGQAGRTFLLECELGRDLRDEIARLVVSSHWGLLELRTISMTLEDVFLQLTRHEDHLAEPVEAMVSAPAERTDA; from the coding sequence GTGATCGACGTTCAAAACATTACAAAGCGGTACGGCCATCATACGGCTATTGATCGCGTCACCTTCTCGGTGGCCAAAGGAGAGGTGTTGGCATTCCTTGGCCCTAACGGCGCGGGCAAAACGACCACGATGCGGATCCTCACGTGCTTCATGCCGGCGACTGAAGGCCAGGCCCGCGTAGCGGGATTTGATTGCACCGATCAGCCATTGGACGTGAAGCGGCAAATCGGCTATCTGCCGGAAACTCCGCCGGTGTATCAGGAACTGACCGTCACCGAGTATCTGACGTTCGTCGGCCGACTCCGAGGCATGACGGGACAAAAGCTCACGGCAGCGCTCGACCAAACCATCGGAAAACTTGAGCTGGGTTCGGTCCGTCATCGGCTGATCGGAAACCTCTCCCGTGGGTATCGCCAGCGCGTCGGACTGGCGCAAGCCCTACTGCACGATCCTCCGATCCTCATTCTCGATGAACCGACGGTCGGACTCGACCCAAAGCAGATCATTGAGATCCGAGAGCTCATCAAGAGCCTGGCCGGATCCCATTCGGTGATCCTCAGTACGCACATCCTCCCGGAGGCCACCGCGGTCTGCCAGCGGGTGGTCATTATCAACAAGGGTCGTATCGTTGCGGAAGACACACCGGAACAATTGTCGGCTCGCTTACGTCAATCAGAGAAGGTGTCCATCACCCTCAAGGCCGTCCCTTCGGACTGCGAGATGAAACTTCGGGCGATCCCAGGCATTCTCAATGTTCTGCCAGGGCAGGCAGGAAGGACCTTTCTTCTCGAATGTGAGCTGGGTCGGGATCTGCGCGATGAGATCGCGCGTCTGGTTGTGTCGTCCCACTGGGGTTTGCTCGAACTCCGTACGATATCCATGACATTGGAAGACGTGTTCCTTCAGCTCACACGCCATGAGGATCATCTCGCGGAGCCGGTGGAGGCCATGGTCAGCGCCCCTGCTGAACGAACGGACGCGTAG
- a CDS encoding hypothetical protein (conserved membrane protein of unknown function), whose translation MNLKSLPLGLIGVVLAIGGMIVYSLRPDWLWGVTIAEGAALISLVLFFVLHFETVKAFSGRRSTKMGLNSVLMILLFSGILIIVNFLASRHSVRWDLSENQNFTLAPQTYRVLRTLPRDVKITVFTREKDPGYQAFKERLESYRQASGKLSVEFIDPEKQPKIAQNYGIFRTDTAIFESDGQTIRVTSPSEVELTGALIRISKDSKKRLVFLEGHSELNVEDKERNGLSIAKEALIRQGYDVGTLSLLKESAVPDNTSVLVLAGPRRSVTKDEQDRIRVYVEKGGHLLVLADPDTQTGLESLLAHWGLGLGSGVLVDLQDRLAQGDLTALLVRTFTEHEITQDLTSAVLLPLSRHVTFDEQVGKDWDFVPLARTSPNSWAETNMQGRVVSLSEKEDVKGPLPMAAALSPKKAPEEGKPRPAIAVIGNSTFVSNAFFNFPGNSDFFLHTMGWLAEERDLISIAPKEPALRPFTPNPTQERALIYIQVVFLPLLTLLTGIIVWRKRRRL comes from the coding sequence ATGAACCTCAAATCTCTTCCGCTCGGTCTGATCGGAGTCGTACTCGCAATCGGCGGCATGATTGTGTACAGCCTTCGACCGGACTGGCTGTGGGGTGTCACCATTGCAGAGGGGGCAGCGCTCATCTCTTTGGTGCTCTTCTTCGTCTTGCATTTCGAGACCGTGAAGGCGTTCTCCGGTCGACGCTCCACCAAGATGGGATTGAACAGCGTCCTGATGATCCTACTCTTTTCGGGCATTCTGATCATCGTGAACTTTCTCGCGTCCCGCCACTCCGTGCGGTGGGATCTCTCGGAGAATCAGAATTTCACGCTTGCGCCGCAAACCTATCGCGTCCTCAGAACGTTGCCGCGCGACGTCAAAATCACTGTGTTCACTCGGGAAAAGGATCCTGGCTATCAAGCATTTAAAGAACGACTGGAGAGTTATCGACAAGCTTCGGGCAAGCTCAGCGTGGAGTTCATTGATCCCGAGAAACAGCCCAAGATAGCCCAGAACTACGGGATCTTCCGAACCGATACGGCTATTTTTGAGAGCGATGGACAGACCATCCGTGTCACATCACCGTCTGAGGTCGAGTTGACCGGTGCCTTGATTCGTATCTCCAAGGATTCCAAAAAACGGCTCGTCTTTCTCGAAGGCCACAGCGAATTGAATGTCGAGGACAAGGAACGCAACGGTCTTTCGATCGCCAAAGAAGCCCTGATTCGACAGGGATACGACGTCGGCACTCTTTCACTCCTCAAGGAGTCCGCCGTGCCCGACAACACATCGGTGTTGGTGCTAGCCGGTCCACGCCGCTCCGTGACGAAAGACGAGCAGGACCGTATTCGGGTATACGTGGAGAAAGGTGGCCACCTCTTGGTGTTGGCCGATCCCGATACCCAGACCGGCTTGGAATCATTACTTGCCCATTGGGGTCTCGGTCTGGGCTCAGGCGTATTAGTGGATCTGCAGGATCGGTTGGCCCAAGGCGATCTCACCGCATTGTTGGTCAGAACGTTTACCGAGCATGAGATTACGCAGGACCTCACGTCCGCCGTATTGTTACCGCTCTCCCGGCATGTGACCTTCGACGAACAAGTCGGGAAAGACTGGGATTTCGTGCCGCTGGCTCGCACCTCGCCGAACAGTTGGGCCGAAACCAACATGCAAGGGCGCGTCGTGAGCTTAAGCGAAAAGGAAGATGTGAAAGGACCGCTCCCCATGGCCGCTGCATTGTCACCAAAGAAGGCCCCCGAAGAAGGCAAACCTCGCCCGGCCATCGCAGTCATCGGCAACTCTACCTTCGTATCCAATGCCTTCTTTAATTTTCCCGGCAACAGCGACTTCTTTCTCCATACGATGGGGTGGCTGGCCGAGGAACGAGACTTGATCTCCATCGCACCGAAAGAGCCTGCGTTGCGGCCATTCACACCCAACCCCACCCAGGAACGGGCGCTGATCTATATTCAGGTTGTCTTCCTTCCCCTCCTGACATTGCTCACCGGCATCATCGTGTGGAGAAAGCGCAGACGATTATGA
- a CDS encoding hypothetical protein (conserved membrane protein of unknown function), giving the protein MSPVQAVIAKELRGYFVSPIVYVVGAVFLLIFGLLSYLYVGFAGAQAIQLMQMQGGVAQINLNDLVFRNLFASVRIVLLIILPILTMRLFAEERKLRTFEFLLTSPIRINDIIIGKFVSVLLIYLGLLGFTVLVPTVLMLFSDFDWNPIWTGYLGMVLLGALFLSVGVCASALTENQIVAAFVSFGTLLSMWLIAGLGSLLGDTAAGRIISYVSYMEHYDRLVRGLIDTSDLVYFGSGLVLMLFLTHRIVESTRWK; this is encoded by the coding sequence ATGTCTCCTGTTCAAGCTGTCATCGCCAAAGAACTCCGCGGGTACTTCGTCTCTCCCATTGTCTACGTGGTCGGAGCGGTCTTTCTGCTTATCTTCGGACTACTCTCCTACCTCTATGTCGGATTTGCCGGAGCGCAAGCCATCCAGCTGATGCAAATGCAAGGAGGGGTGGCTCAAATCAACCTGAACGACCTGGTCTTCCGTAATCTTTTTGCTAGTGTGCGGATCGTGCTCCTGATCATCTTGCCTATCCTGACCATGCGCCTGTTCGCAGAAGAGCGCAAATTGCGAACATTTGAGTTCCTGCTGACGTCCCCCATCAGGATCAATGACATTATCATCGGCAAATTCGTGAGTGTGCTGCTGATTTATCTCGGTCTCTTGGGGTTCACGGTGCTGGTCCCGACCGTATTGATGCTGTTCAGCGACTTTGATTGGAATCCAATCTGGACCGGGTACCTGGGAATGGTGCTGCTGGGAGCGCTGTTTCTCTCCGTCGGAGTATGTGCATCGGCGCTGACGGAAAATCAGATTGTCGCCGCCTTTGTGAGCTTCGGCACACTGTTGTCCATGTGGTTGATCGCCGGATTGGGCAGTCTCCTCGGTGACACCGCGGCAGGCCGGATTATCTCTTATGTGTCCTACATGGAGCACTACGACCGATTGGTTCGAGGATTGATCGACACGAGCGATCTCGTGTACTTCGGAAGCGGACTCGTACTCATGCTGTTTCTTACACATCGCATTGTGGAATCGACACGCTGGAAATGA